GTCAAATCCCCGGTTCCCGGTCCTCTCTCACTCCCCCCCAGCGTCCGCACGGATCCTTCCTTTAGCTTACGGCGCACAGCTCCTGAATGGCTTCCTCTTTGGTTCCAGATAAACCCGAGCCTCCAGCCGAAGGGGCTGAACTCAATGTGGCACACTGACTGCACACAGGGGGTgaggaggggtgaggagggtgaggaggagagtgaggcAGAGGCGAAACAATTTCGGACACCAAAAAGGTGGGCTGAGCTAAAGACGTTAAAATATGTGGGGGTTCGGGCTTCGACCAATTAAAAAGGTTACCTAAAACACAAATCCTCCATGTCTGCAAGGTAAAAAGGTTGAGAGGGACTGTGGAGCTTAGTAGGCTGTTACACTTTCATAAAGTTTTGGGAGAGACATCCAAAAAAAGAATGgtcaaaatgtaaacaagacATCCTCTGTGTCAAACTCCAAGAGATGCTGGTGcttacatttcccacaatgcagttCAACAGCAAGTCTTCATTAGACCCTCCTGCCAGGTGCGCACTGCACATTATTTTCTCTAATATTGGACAGTTTGgtctattaaatgtcagaaaatactgaaaaaaaATGTCACAATTCCCTAAAGCCCAAAGTGATGTCTAATAAtaaacagtccaaaaccaaaatataGTCAGTTTACAAtcacagaagacaaaaaaagaagtaaatCCCCTCAAGTGAGCCGCTTAATCAAGTGAATGTTTCGTATTTGTGCTTGAAAAAACGATGAATTATCATGTCGATCAACTCATTTCTCATCAACAGACAAAGCACATCATCGCACTTCTGGGGCACAATTGAAATCTTGTGAATGAATATCTTACATTATCAAACCTTAATCAATATAGAGATTAAAATACATGCACGAACTGTTAAGATTTACctgaaaataaattaagaaaaagtgtcaaatgtttatttatgatATTCCAAACAGGGAATGGGTAGAGCTGTAGCGGCTGGCATGGACAGTGCAACAAACGGCAAGCTCAAACATgaacagtatttatttttctcctgtcCTTACTCACACCCTCCACGCCATCAATATCTCTAAATGCAACatctttcttcttccctctgtTATGAGTCATGTTACTTCTCTGTGGCTCGGTCTGATATTTCTGGCTATATTTCTGCTATACTGGTAAATCAAAGAGTCTCAGGAAAAGGAGTATAAGATGACATCTACCAGTGTTATCCTGAGAATAGCAATTTAAATCAATTATAATCGGGACTCAAGACTTTAGctaaacacacattaatttcATCAAAAAAATAGTATAACTTTATTCTGCTTCGTCAACATCCAGGTATTTAGTTGGGGGGAACAAGTCCTATATAAACAACTCAGCACTTTTGTACTATTTCATTAAGTAAATATAACTTCAATAACCAAGTGAAAATTaagtgcaaatataaaaagatgCATCAATATATCTATTCACCCTGGCTTGTTAATTTTCATGGACTTCACTCATGTCAGATTAACATACAGTGGACTTTAAATTATAGCCAAAGCTTTATCAGTTCTTCCgagaaacatacattttgtacaatCAACCAGTCTtatcacatttttttttggCAAGGCTTTCAGTTGTACACAAAGTCTACTTCCCAAATCTGCATGACAACATACAGAGTGTGCAACATTAATGAAATATAACTTAAGTGACATTCAGtcttaaatcttaaaaacagcagggtccagcagaaacacaaaccagTACAGATTAATTTTACTCACAAAAATAGcccaaagagaaaaaaaaagctcctcCAATTAATAGTTTAAGTGCAAAAAAAATAGTTCAATTGTGAAAGTATTATGGTGTTAAAAATGCTGACACCATCTTTTCATTGATATACATTAATAATAGTGCTTTATGTATTCTGTAGAGATAATAAATATCAGCCTGTCATTACTACCTAAAAGGATAATCCTGGTAATGTTctatatttgttattgttgacAAATCCCATGATCAAAAATAAACAAGTCTTGTCTGTGTATCCAGTAGCTTACTCCTCTAACACATTATGCTATTGTTTCCAAAAACTATTATATACATCAATGAGCCACTGTTCCTTCATTACAATAAACACGGACACGTAATTCTCTCATgcactgtcctgctgctgtaaatacacacaaaacaatccAACAAAAACACTATTCACTCCCGTTTGAGTAACATTTGACAAAAACTAGTTACCTGCCGTGCGATTATTTAGcctttacaaacaaaaaaaaaccagtCGATTAAGGATTCGTGTCTTCAATAAGAACCAGTGTGGTTGGTGCTGAGAGGACAGACGGGGTAGAGAAGTCAAAGTATTGTAAGATGGACGAACTGTTGGTTTTAGGGAGACTCTCGACAGACGGTTGCGACCTGTAAGACGACAGAGCAGCCGGGATGGCGCCACCACTAGCGGGCTAATAATGCATCATGTTTACCGTCTGCGGTGCTTCGAGTCTACAGTTGATTTTGATCTTTTCTTGGGACTTGTTggcaataacaaaaatatagaatatcaccagcctTCTCCTAAATATTGTCGGATGGCCATGTGGAAACTGAGTCTCATCCAGTCCCACATTTAGCAAATTAATTCATATACTCCTTCAAAGTGAAAATAATCAATAtctaaaacatcaaatataGTAGAAATAAGGCCTAGGAAGTCTCTTTAGGTCATACTCTGTCCCTATATCACATCTGATTTAAgctcaaattaattattttcttatccagtttatattcatGAACTCCCTACACTTTGGTACGAGCTTGAAGGGTTGGATTCCATATCAATATCCTCTGACTCCTTCCCATTTGTCTGTTCGGCTACACCTTCGTCGGTGCTCGTCACTGACCCATTTGTTGCCGACACATTTGTCTGCAacgtttcttcctcttcctttttaTCTGGCACTTGATTAAAATCAGTCCTTGGgattttttcctctcttccagaagaaagagagggtgaATGTTTTGAAGTCTTAGACGGGGTCTGCGCTGAGGGGCTCGTTTGACCGGTGGCTTTATTAGCACCAGCTTTCTCCTCCATCTGCCCTGCTGGCGGAGTCCGCCGCAGAGTCGTTGCTTGGCAGCACCTTgttatcttctctcttcttcttcggGGGGTTTTCCGTGTCTACGTCCCCATCCGTTTGCATATTGTTGTCCGGTTCCTGGATGGTGTCCTTCGAGTCGTTGGTAAATGTGTCCTCACTGTCGGCACAGGGCTCCGCTTTTGTCGTCACAGAGTCAGGACTGACCGACTGATCCATTTCATCATCAACATCTGTAGAGCCATTTccattccccaaaatgtcattATTAGACTCAGCCTCTGCGTTTCCATTTCCGACAGTCTCTTCTTCTGGTTTTGCCTCAGAcggtttgtttttgtctttacttGTCGTTTTATCAGTTCCTTTCTGAGCCTTTGAAACATTATCCAGTCCATCCTCTTTTTGTTGCACAACTGCTTCTCCATCTTTGCTTTTACTCCGTGAATACGACTCATCTCCGTTCCCAACAGCTTCAGATCTTTTCTCTGCCTTCCTGAATTGTTTCTGAATCTTTCTGGGACACCACACAAACTTATCCTTTGGCTCGAAGTGAAGGTAGGCAAAGCGCACAAGCTCTTGACGTTTCTGCTTGTCCAGGACCGCAAACAGGAAGTAGTCAAGCACGCTGCGTTTAACACTGCTGAGGGTCTTCTTGACTAGAGTCTCTTCCAGAAAGAAGCGCACGAGTGGGGCCTGGTAGTGCTCAAAGCCTAGCTCTCCGAGGCTCTTCAGGATGCGAGTAATGCGCAGGTTGTTGTGCATATTCCTGTGAGAGATCGGACAGTTAAAGCAGAAATTACAGTAAGAATAGTACATATCATCAATGTTGCTTATATGAAAAGGATTTGATTATTCACCGTTCCAGGTTTCCAAATCGATCCTTCCAATTGTCTGCTCGCTTCACTTCACCCGTCTTATTGCTGACCAAACGCATGCCGTAGAAGCCCAACATGAGTTCATAGGACTCGACTAGTCTCTTTTTGGCTTCCTCATTCTTCTTGAATTCCTGGTGAGCATATATAATGGAGGCCACAATAGATTAAAAACTCATTTAGGAGAAATTGTATACGCATTTCACACGTAAAAAGCAACATTAATCAAACAGGTTTGTATTTTACTTGGCTATAGGTTGCTGCAGTTAGGGGTAATCGTATATATGTGGCCTCTTTGACTGCATCCGTTTGTTCACATGAAAAAAGCTGAATGTTTTGGAACACAAGTTTCCtaaacatcaaaacattttgtctACAGAAGAACAGTAACACATGGTAGTGTTTGATTGATAACCAACGTGCTTACTCATGTCTGGCAAtgcacaacatttttttttaattgtcagtCACTGTTGACAACCAAACTATGCACAATTAAGTGTTTGGTAGAGTTTTGGTGTTCTGGTTGTTTCCAATAATACACTTACCTCTATTTCCTTCTTGGTGAGTTCTGAAGCCATGTAATTAACACCCGGCTCTCGAAGTGGAAACAGCCTTTACAATGGCAGACGATtcaagagagaaacaaaaccaattaacatttaattaaactaCAGTCTTATTCAGGCATGATCAACTGTGAAGTCCTATGATTTTACAAAATGCATCCTTGTAATGAACAGTCTTGGAGCAGAAAgcaaacattgtaaacatgacTTCCTCATCGGAATTGAATGTCAACTTAATAATTGTTTCTCTGTCAAATCTGTGGCAAAAGTGACGGCTGAGTTTTTACCTTGAGCGCTTGAGTGGGGTACTTAAATGCATAAGTGTGTTATTCTAAAAGGGCTTTAAAAGCAGCTAGTAAGCTAAtgactttttcacattttgctaGTCAGAAGGAcactttgtattgttttgtaccACACTAAAGAGTGTGTAACATGCAAGGTCACCAGAATAAGAGGACAATATCTTTGTAACCTCAGACTGAACACAAAACATGCACCACAAGGCGTAAACAATACGTACCACTGAATGTACGAGTGAACTCTCTCAAGtcttttgttgtcatttttccaTTCCTTAAGAAATGATTCAATGTAGACGTCTGTGTGCCAAatgattatataaaaaaaaagcatgtcaCTACACACATACTTTCCCAAAGAGTTAACATATAATGTAAgaatatctaaatatattacCATCAGGAGCAGAGGGGAATTTATTGAGATAAAACTGCAAATTGTTCATTTTGTCTTCTGAGCACTCGTCATCTGTTAGAttctgtagaagaagaaaaaagcataCTTTAAGATTATTAAATTGTGTAGGACAAGATGTTTATAGTTAAGATTACTTTGCTGTTACTCACTGGATATCCTCTTCTGTAGTTCTGCATGTCCTTTGCTGCTCTCATGTTTCTGGGCGTATGATGccactaaaaataaaagtgaaagtgaaattaAACCGTATCTTACGTTTCACAGTCACATCAATTAAAAAGAGAGGTACAACCTAATTAAATTCATCATAACTAATGATACCACACGTGCAATGTGTCTAATGACAGTAGAAAGCAGACATAACATTATAACGTACAAGTTGACATGTAAGGCCAAGCTAGTCCATTTCCTATTCCTGCAAAAGGGCTCAACACTTATttactaaaaacaaatgttcactaTAAATTACACACTATGCATAGTAATCACTGTGAGCACCccgacacacacatttaaacgtAAAGCCAGCTACTTATAACCCCTCGAAGTAAGCTAACGTCAGCGGCTAGCTAGGCTAGTTAGCAAGCCTGCAGCAGAAAGCCATAAAGCTATCATTAGCTTTCCAGTCATGGCAATGTTAGCAAACGCCTGGCCGGGTGCAAAAGCAACGAGTTACAGGTGAACATATTTCACGCCATGACATTATTTAGCTTCGTTGAGATCTGTCTGGGTAATAATTAAAAACGCGTACAGTTACTAAAGTCCaggcagatttgtttttgtcttgacATGACCGACGGGTTTGGCTCTCTCCGGCCGGGTCGTCTCCATCACTCTCCGTGTCCCAGGTCGAGTCGTACTCACAAACACAGTCGTCCTCCATGATAAAAATAACAGTCTGTGACTAGCTAAGGCTAAATAGACGTGTAACCTGTATTAGCACTATATACGGGCATGAAGCAAGTTACACTTGCATGTTCAGGTTAGACGAGGACGGACAGCCCTAACCATCCGTCTTTCAGGTCTACCATCGTCAGACAGCGGCACCGTTGCTTGGCGGCTGCAGTACCGATGATGCCTTCAAGTGCCCCCCTCTAAATAGCAATTATCGAACCTCATGATTTGACACAGATTTGCGTTTGCGATTAGCTTAATCGGAATCGAAGTTAACCTTTAGAAACAAAGCTATTGTGTGTTTAACAGTAACAAAAAAATCATTACACTAGTAACAAATTGCTGCCTCGCTGGTGCATCATATAGTTACAATTTAAGGCAAGGAAGAAAGGTAAGGTAACACACGTTGTTAACGCTAATGAAGTTTATCATCATTTGTCCTCAGGAagttcatttcttttttgccTTAACGCCCTTTCCTGGCAACTGTTATCATATGTTTTTCAATCTAATGCAGTGTTATTTGACATTTAATGAGGTTGTAAATGTGCTTTCtaataaataattcaatttTCTGACAAAACAGGAAGGCAGCACATATGGTAATAAAACTGCACACCAGCTGATATGAGTCAGGCAGCCTATCTTAGGTGCTATACACCAAAACTCTTTCACTTGACTGTTCTAGCACTAAAAAACAGTAATGCTATAATAGATGCATTGATAACCAATAAAGTAGAACAAACGCACTAGCACAATATAAAGCAAATTACCCCAATCCAATAGCCAATATATGAAAAACtatttgtatagatatatttGGTTGTCTGTTGCAAAATGTCTCACTAAAATGTGTAGGACAGATAGCCACAAGTGATAGTAAGATAATTTTGTAGATTATGACAACTCAGATCACAGGGTAAACTGCAGAAAATCTGTGTATTATAGTCAGAAGCAATTAAAATCCTAATAAATCACCTGATGCACATAGAGATTTTGTCAaccatgttaatgtttttttattttttgccaaaGTCATGTGCTTGAACATTTTTTCCCCAATCGCtttagcaaaacatttttaaacactcCTAATATTCTCTAAACTGCACGGGACATCACATCTCTATTGCATGTCTGCATATGGAAGGCCTAACTctcccaaaacatttcattcatgcccataatgacaaagtgataaCAGAATTTTAGATTGTTTTGCaaatttattaaaaagaaactgaCATTACATAAGTATTCCGACCCTTTACTCAGTACTTTAGTTTAAGCACTTTTTGCATCAATGACGGCCTCAAGTCTTCTGGGGTACGATGCAACAAGCTTTGCACATCTGGATTTGGggattttcttccatttttctctgCAGATCGTCTCAAGCTGTCAGCTTGGATGGGGACCGCCGATGGACGGCCATTTTCAGGACTTTCCAGAAATGTTCAATTGGGTTGAAGTCCGGGCTCTGGCTGTTtcactcaaggacattcacaaAGTTCTCCCTAAGCTACTCCTGCGTCGTTTCGGCCGTGTGCTTAGGATTGTTGTCATGTTGGAAGGTGTAACGTCGGcccagtctgaggtccagagCGTTCTGGAGCAGGTTTTCATTCAGGATCTCCCTGTACTTTGCTCCATTCAGCTTTCCGTCAACCCTGACTAGTCTCCCAGTCCCTGCcactgaaccccccccccacagcatgatgctgccaccaccatgcttcaccgtTGGGATGGTATTGCACAGGTGATGAGCAGTGCCTGTTTTCTATCCAGACGTGACGTTTAGAATTGAGGCCTGTTACGTGCCAGGCAGGTTGTGTTTtggtcttgctgtgtttttttcttcttctcctccccctcttctctcacctgtgcTCTAATGAGGTGGTGATTACCTGATTGGCTGGCCTATCAGGAGGACGGGCCCTCAATAAAGGAGGACCAGGAAGAGCTGGCCTGATTTTTTCAGCCTGCGTCGTGGTCTGCTGCTGACGTCTTTGACCAAGCAAATTTAAGTATAAGTTGGGGTACCCTGTTCATTTTCATCCACGTAGAGACTTATTTGTGAGTTTAGCAGGTTGTCgccacctctgtatgtgttttacaccacttGTTAATAGATCAGTTGAATTTTGAGTGCTTGATGAGAGGACCATGGTGTGTgatgctatttcacatttacatccatactgtgattattgtactgtaaatgtataactTTGTGcaatttatgtttttgctgtgaagcactttgggctgcagctcttgta
This window of the Cottoperca gobio chromosome 7, fCotGob3.1, whole genome shotgun sequence genome carries:
- the ogfr gene encoding LOW QUALITY PROTEIN: opioid growth factor receptor (The sequence of the model RefSeq protein was modified relative to this genomic sequence to represent the inferred CDS: deleted 1 base in 1 codon), producing MEDDCVCEYDSTWDTESDGDDPAGESQTRRSCQDKNKSAWTLVTWHHTPRNMRAAKDMQNYRRGYPNLTDDECSEDKMNNLQFYLNKFPSAPDDVYIESFLKEWKNDNKRLERVHSYIQWLFPLREPGVNYMASELTKKEIEEFKKNEEAKKRLVESYELMLGFYGMRLVSNKTGEVKRADNWKDRFGNLERNMHNNLRITRILKSLGELGFEHYQAPLVRFFLEETLVKKTLSSVKRSVLDYFLFAVLDKQKRQELVRFAYLHFEPKDKFVWCPRKIQKQFRKAEKRSEAVGNGDESYSRSKSKDGEAVVQQKEDGLDNVSKAQKGTDKTTSKDKNKPSEAKPEEETVGNGNAEAESNNDILGNGNGSTDVDDEMDQSVSPDSVTTKAEPCADSEDTFTNDSKDTIQEPDNNMQTDGDVDTENPPKKKREDNKVLPSNDSAADSASGQMEEKAGANKATGQTSPSAQTPSKTSKHSPSLSSGREEKIPRTDFNQVPDKKEEEETLQTNVSATNGSVTSTDEGVAEQTNGKESEDIDMESNPSSSYQSVGSS